One genomic segment of Lysobacter sp. 5GHs7-4 includes these proteins:
- the rfbA gene encoding glucose-1-phosphate thymidylyltransferase RfbA — protein sequence MNRKGIILAGGSGTRLYPITQAISKQLLPVYDKPMIYYPLSVLMLAGIRDVLIINTPHEQALFRHLLGDGSRWGMNIEYAAQPSPDGLAQAFLIGREFLAGGPSCLVLGDNIFHGPGLTAMLKRAGQREQGATVFGYWVNDPERYGVAEFDGEGRVIGLEEKPAQPRSNYAVTGLYFYDGRASDFAAELKPSPRGELEITDLNRRYLDEGSLHLEQLGRGYAWLDTGTHQSLLEASNFIETIEARQGLRICCPEEIAWNNGWIDGDRLTELAAPLAKNGYGQYLLGLAKRGFVP from the coding sequence ATGAATCGCAAAGGCATCATCCTCGCCGGCGGCTCCGGCACCCGGCTGTATCCGATCACCCAGGCGATCAGCAAGCAGCTGTTGCCGGTGTACGACAAGCCGATGATCTACTACCCGCTCAGCGTGCTGATGCTGGCGGGCATCCGCGACGTGCTGATCATCAATACGCCGCACGAGCAGGCGCTGTTCCGCCACCTGCTGGGCGACGGTTCGCGCTGGGGCATGAACATCGAGTACGCGGCGCAGCCCAGTCCGGACGGCCTGGCCCAGGCGTTCCTGATCGGACGCGAATTCCTCGCCGGCGGCCCCAGCTGCCTGGTGCTGGGCGACAACATCTTCCACGGCCCCGGCCTGACCGCGATGCTCAAGCGCGCCGGCCAGCGCGAGCAGGGCGCCACCGTGTTCGGCTACTGGGTCAACGATCCGGAACGCTACGGCGTGGCCGAGTTCGACGGCGAGGGCCGGGTGATCGGCTTGGAAGAGAAGCCCGCGCAACCGCGCTCCAACTACGCCGTCACCGGCCTGTACTTCTACGACGGCCGCGCCAGCGACTTCGCCGCCGAGCTCAAGCCGTCGCCGCGCGGCGAGTTGGAGATCACCGATCTCAATCGCCGCTACCTGGACGAAGGTTCGCTGCATCTGGAACAGCTCGGTCGCGGCTATGCCTGGCTCGACACCGGCACCCATCAGTCGCTGCTGGAAGCGTCCAACTTCATCGAGACCATCGAGGCGCGCCAGGGCCTGCGCATCTGCTGCCCCGAGGAAATCGCCTGGAACAACGGCTGGATCGACGGCGACCGCCTGACCGAACTGGCCGCGCCGCTGGCCAAGAACGGTTATGGCCAGTATCTGCTGGGCCTGGCCAAGCGGGGGTTCGTGCCGTGA
- the rfbB gene encoding dTDP-glucose 4,6-dehydratase: MSTWLVTGGAGFIGGNFVLEAVQRGIKVINLDALTYAGNLDTLSPLDGDERHVFAQGDIGDAQLVARLLAEHRPDAVINFAAESHVDRSIDGPAAFVHTNVVGTLSLLEQSRDYWKSLDAAGRDAFRFLHVSTDEVYGSLGDSGKFSETTPYAPNSPYSASKAASDHLVRAFHHTYGLPVLTTNCSNNYGPYQFPEKLIPLIIAKALAGEPLPVYGDGLNVRDWLYVGDHCAAIRRVLEAGRLGETYNVGGDAERQNIVVVKTICALLDQRRPLADGRARESLITYVKDRPGHDRRYAIDASKLQGELGWAPTVTFEEGMARTVDWYLQHQPWVQRVLDGSYRLERIGQA, translated from the coding sequence GTGTCTACTTGGTTGGTGACCGGCGGCGCCGGTTTCATTGGCGGTAATTTCGTACTCGAAGCGGTGCAGCGCGGTATCAAGGTGATCAACCTCGACGCGCTGACCTATGCCGGCAACCTGGACACCCTGAGCCCGCTGGACGGCGACGAACGCCACGTGTTCGCGCAGGGCGACATCGGCGATGCGCAGCTGGTCGCGCGCTTGCTCGCCGAACACCGCCCCGACGCGGTGATCAACTTCGCCGCCGAAAGCCACGTCGATCGCTCGATCGACGGCCCGGCGGCGTTCGTGCATACCAACGTGGTCGGCACCCTGAGCCTGCTCGAACAAAGCCGCGATTACTGGAAGTCGCTGGACGCGGCCGGCCGCGATGCGTTCCGCTTCCTGCACGTGTCCACCGACGAGGTCTACGGCAGCCTCGGCGACAGCGGCAAGTTCAGCGAAACCACGCCCTACGCGCCGAACTCGCCTTACTCGGCGTCCAAGGCGGCATCCGACCATCTGGTGCGCGCGTTCCACCACACCTACGGGCTGCCGGTGCTGACCACCAACTGCTCGAACAATTACGGCCCGTACCAGTTCCCGGAAAAGCTGATCCCGCTGATCATCGCCAAGGCGCTGGCCGGCGAACCGTTGCCGGTCTACGGCGACGGCCTCAACGTGCGCGACTGGCTGTACGTCGGCGACCACTGCGCAGCGATCCGGCGCGTGCTCGAAGCCGGCCGCCTGGGCGAGACCTACAACGTCGGCGGCGACGCCGAACGCCAGAACATCGTCGTGGTCAAGACGATCTGCGCGCTGCTCGATCAGCGCCGTCCGCTCGCCGACGGCCGCGCTCGCGAATCGCTGATCACCTACGTCAAGGACCGCCCCGGCCACGACCGCCGTTACGCCATCGACGCCTCCAAGCTGCAGGGCGAACTGGGCTGGGCGCCGACGGTGACCTTCGAGGAAGGCATGGCGCGCACGGTCGACTGGTACCTGCAGCATCAGCCGTGGGTGCAGCGCGTGCTGGACGGCAGCTATCGCTTGGAACGCATCGGCCAGGCTTGA
- the rfbC gene encoding dTDP-4-dehydrorhamnose 3,5-epimerase has product MKLIETDLPGCVVIEPQVFGDARGYFFESFNRDKLAAHGLTPNFVQGNVSSSARGVLRGLHYQWPNPQGKYVSVIEGEVWDVAVDIRRGSPHYGRWTAVLLSAENKRHFWIPEGFAHGFCVLSERAVFTYLCTETYDAKADAGIRWDDPALAIDWPLSEPSLSDKDARAPLLAEVAEERLPLYTA; this is encoded by the coding sequence GTGAAGCTAATCGAGACCGATCTGCCGGGTTGCGTGGTGATCGAGCCGCAGGTGTTCGGCGACGCGCGCGGCTACTTCTTCGAGTCCTTCAACCGCGACAAGCTCGCGGCGCACGGACTGACGCCCAACTTCGTCCAGGGCAACGTGTCTTCCTCGGCGCGCGGCGTGCTGCGCGGCCTGCACTACCAATGGCCCAATCCGCAGGGCAAGTACGTGTCGGTGATCGAAGGCGAGGTCTGGGACGTGGCCGTGGACATCCGCCGCGGCTCGCCGCACTACGGCCGCTGGACCGCGGTGCTGCTCAGCGCCGAGAACAAGCGCCATTTCTGGATACCGGAAGGGTTCGCGCACGGCTTCTGCGTGCTCAGCGAACGGGCGGTGTTCACCTATCTGTGCACCGAAACCTACGACGCCAAGGCCGACGCCGGCATCCGCTGGGACGACCCCGCGCTGGCGATCGACTGGCCGCTGAGCGAGCCCTCGCTGTCCGACAAGGACGCGCGCGCGCCGCTGCTGGCCGAGGTGGCCGAAGAGCGGTTGCCCCTCTACACGGCATGA
- the rfbD gene encoding dTDP-4-dehydrorhamnose reductase, with the protein MKILLLGANGQVGQELRRSLAPLGEVVATTRTGALPDGGRCEALDVNDLDAIAPLVERVRADVIVNATAHTAVDRAEDEPEAAFRANAQAPGRLAEACAAQGATLLHYSTDYVFDGSGTRPYREDDPTAPLGVYGASKLAGEQAIAASGARHLILRTAWVYATHGANFLRTMLRVGAERDELRVVADQVGCPTPAWLIADVSAEILRQGIAESGVRHLVAAGETTWHGFAEAIFERAYALDLIARKPLVHPIATADYPTRARRPAYSVLDTTRLRGEFGVTLPDWRSALDSTLTTDSAKSQA; encoded by the coding sequence ATGAAGATTCTGCTGCTGGGCGCCAACGGCCAGGTCGGCCAGGAACTGCGGCGCAGCCTGGCGCCGCTGGGCGAGGTCGTCGCGACCACGCGCACGGGCGCGCTGCCGGATGGCGGACGCTGCGAGGCGCTGGACGTGAACGACCTGGATGCGATCGCGCCGTTGGTCGAGCGCGTCCGGGCCGACGTGATCGTCAACGCCACCGCGCACACCGCCGTGGACCGCGCCGAGGACGAGCCGGAAGCGGCGTTCCGCGCCAATGCGCAAGCGCCCGGGCGGCTGGCCGAAGCCTGCGCCGCGCAGGGCGCGACCCTGCTGCATTACTCGACCGACTACGTCTTCGACGGCAGCGGCACGCGTCCGTATCGCGAAGACGATCCGACCGCGCCGTTGGGCGTGTACGGCGCCAGCAAGCTCGCCGGCGAGCAGGCCATCGCGGCCAGCGGCGCGCGCCATCTGATCCTGCGCACGGCCTGGGTCTACGCCACCCACGGCGCCAATTTCCTGCGCACCATGCTGCGCGTGGGCGCCGAGCGCGACGAGTTGCGGGTGGTGGCCGATCAGGTCGGTTGCCCGACGCCGGCGTGGCTGATCGCCGACGTCAGCGCCGAAATCCTGCGCCAGGGCATCGCCGAATCGGGCGTGCGCCATCTGGTCGCCGCTGGCGAAACCACCTGGCATGGCTTCGCCGAAGCGATCTTCGAGCGCGCGTACGCGCTGGACTTGATCGCGCGCAAACCGTTAGTGCACCCGATCGCGACCGCGGACTACCCCACACGCGCGCGCCGCCCGGCGTACTCGGTGCTGGACACGACGCGCCTGCGTGGAGAATTCGGGGTGACGCTACCGGACTGGCGCAGCGCGCTGGACAGCACCCTGACGACCGATTCGGCAAAGTCGCAAGCCTGA
- a CDS encoding S9 family peptidase: MKKLHLAVLGLALCAASAQAADAPSGAPSIADFVRHPTYSGAKISPSGEYLAMTVDRGDQDVLTVLRTKDLSVVKVNQLPDEKSVGQFEWVSPERLIFNSVRKLGRYAQPFGTGEWYGVNADGTQPRPLVFYGTRDATQRGKQVGNERFQLLDTLPDDDVNVIMTVTSPRSSEGVGTELVLFDTLTGRRKSLARAPRENCEIALDAAKAPRFAICYDDEDAQGNFDSQNELYRRGDDGKWTLVNSSKSSGKHLSVIGTSTDGLIYANQSDGKKPEALGTIDPTTGAFKTLFEDAVSDPAGYITSADGDTILGVITEAGAPRVTMVDEKHADAEIYASLAGAFPGQLVRFSSATKDGKKIVVSVVSDKNPGELYLYDRDTGKARFLMQGRKWLDPKKMASVKPFSMTTRDGLKIYGYLTIPNGSDGKNLPMIVNVHGGPMGPRDDWAFNWETQLLASRGYLVMQINYRGSGGFGKEFQDKGYGTWATGIMNDIIDATKWTINQGYADGDRVCIYGGSFGGYASLMAPTIDQKLFKCAFGYVGAYDIDVQLTKSDTSERESGRRYMARAFGKTKAEQDAMSPVKHADKFKIPVYLAAGARDPRCPPENTESMNKALIAAGNPPEGMIIQSGEMHGFYKEENNQRLYGEMLGFFDRHIGGKVNVGGASKAN, translated from the coding sequence ATGAAAAAGCTGCACCTCGCGGTGCTGGGCCTGGCGCTGTGCGCGGCCTCAGCGCAAGCCGCCGATGCGCCGTCCGGCGCGCCTTCGATCGCCGACTTCGTGCGCCATCCGACCTACAGCGGCGCCAAGATCTCGCCTAGCGGCGAGTATCTGGCGATGACGGTCGATCGTGGCGATCAGGACGTGCTGACCGTGCTGCGCACCAAGGACCTGAGCGTGGTCAAGGTCAATCAGCTGCCCGACGAGAAGAGCGTCGGCCAGTTCGAATGGGTCAGCCCGGAACGGCTGATCTTCAATTCCGTACGTAAGCTCGGCCGCTACGCGCAGCCCTTCGGCACCGGCGAATGGTACGGCGTCAACGCCGACGGCACGCAGCCGCGCCCGCTGGTGTTCTACGGCACCCGCGATGCCACTCAGCGCGGCAAGCAGGTCGGCAACGAGCGCTTCCAACTGCTCGACACGCTGCCCGACGACGACGTCAACGTGATCATGACCGTGACCTCGCCGCGCTCCAGCGAAGGCGTGGGCACCGAGCTGGTCCTGTTCGACACCCTGACGGGCCGTCGCAAGTCGCTGGCGCGCGCGCCGCGCGAGAATTGCGAGATCGCGCTCGATGCCGCCAAGGCGCCGCGCTTCGCGATCTGCTACGACGACGAAGACGCGCAGGGCAACTTCGACAGCCAGAACGAACTCTACCGCCGCGGCGACGACGGCAAGTGGACCCTGGTCAACAGCTCCAAGAGCTCGGGTAAGCACCTGAGCGTGATCGGCACGTCCACCGACGGCCTGATCTACGCCAACCAGAGCGACGGCAAGAAGCCCGAGGCGCTGGGCACCATCGATCCGACCACCGGCGCGTTCAAGACCCTGTTCGAAGATGCGGTGTCCGATCCGGCCGGTTACATCACCTCGGCCGACGGCGACACCATCCTGGGCGTGATCACCGAGGCCGGTGCGCCGCGCGTGACCATGGTCGACGAGAAGCACGCCGATGCCGAGATCTACGCCTCGCTCGCGGGTGCGTTCCCGGGCCAGCTGGTGCGCTTCTCCAGCGCCACCAAGGACGGCAAGAAGATCGTCGTCTCGGTGGTCAGCGACAAGAACCCGGGCGAGCTGTACTTGTACGACCGCGACACCGGCAAGGCGCGCTTCCTGATGCAGGGCCGCAAGTGGCTGGACCCGAAGAAGATGGCCAGCGTCAAGCCGTTCTCGATGACCACCCGCGACGGTCTCAAGATTTACGGCTACCTGACCATTCCTAACGGTTCCGACGGCAAGAACCTGCCGATGATCGTCAACGTGCACGGCGGCCCGATGGGCCCGCGCGACGACTGGGCGTTCAATTGGGAAACCCAGCTGCTGGCCAGCCGCGGCTACCTGGTGATGCAGATCAACTACCGCGGTTCGGGCGGCTTCGGCAAGGAATTCCAGGACAAGGGCTACGGCACCTGGGCCACCGGCATCATGAACGACATCATCGATGCCACGAAGTGGACCATCAACCAGGGCTACGCCGACGGAGACCGCGTCTGCATTTACGGCGGCAGCTTCGGCGGCTACGCCTCGCTGATGGCGCCGACCATCGACCAGAAGCTGTTCAAGTGTGCGTTCGGCTATGTCGGCGCCTACGACATCGACGTGCAGCTGACCAAGAGCGACACCTCCGAGCGCGAGTCCGGCCGTCGCTACATGGCGCGCGCCTTCGGCAAGACCAAGGCCGAGCAGGACGCCATGTCGCCGGTCAAGCATGCCGACAAGTTCAAGATTCCGGTCTACCTGGCTGCCGGCGCACGCGATCCGCGCTGCCCGCCGGAGAACACCGAGTCGATGAACAAGGCGCTGATCGCGGCCGGCAATCCGCCGGAGGGCATGATCATCCAGTCCGGCGAGATGCACGGCTTCTACAAGGAGGAGAACAACCAGCGCCTGTACGGCGAGATGCTGGGCTTCTTCGACCGCCACATCGGCGGCAAGGTCAACGTGGGCGGGGCATCGAAAGCGAACTGA